A single window of Aspergillus flavus chromosome 4, complete sequence DNA harbors:
- a CDS encoding putative beta-galactosidase A (beta-galactosidase E), with protein sequence MKLLSVAAVALLAAQAAGASIKHRLNGFTILEHPDPAKRDLLQDIVTWDDKSLFINGERIMLFSGEVHPFRLPVPSLWLDIFHKIRALGFNCVSFYIDWALLEGKPGDYRAEGIFALEPFFDAAKEAGIYLIARPGSYINAEVSGGGFPGWLQRVNGTLRSSDEPFLKATDNYIANAAAAVAKAQITNGGPVILYQPENEYSGGCCGVKYPDADYMQYVMDQARKADIVVPFISNDASPSGHNAPGSGTGAVDIYGHDSYPLGFDCANPSVWPEGKLPDNFRTLHLEQSPSTPYSLLEFQAGAFDPWGGPGFEKCYALVNHEFSRVFYRNDLSFGVSTFNLYMTFGGTNWGNLGHPGGYTSYDYGSPITETRNVTREKYSDIKLLANFVKASPSYLTATPRNLTTGVYTDTSDLAVTPLIGDSPGSFFVVRHTDYSSQESTSYKLKLPTSAGNLTIPQLEGTLSLNGRDSKIHVVDYNVSGTNIIYSTAEVFTWKKFDGNKVLVLYGGPKEHHELAIASKSNVTIIEGSDSGIVSTRKGSSVIIGWDVSSTRRIVQVGDLRVFLLDRNSAYNYWVPELPTEGTSPGFSTSKTTASSIIVKAGYLLRGAHLDGADLHLTADFNATTPIEVIGAPTGAKNLFVNGEKASHTVDKNGIWSSEVKYAAPEIKLPGLKDLDWKYLDTLPEIKSSYDDSAWVSADLPKTKNTHRPLDTPTSLYSSDYGFHTGYLIYRGHFVANGKESEFFIRTQGGSAFGSSVWLNETYLGSWTGADYAMDGNSTYKLSQLESGKNYVITVVIDNLGLDENWTVGEETMKNPRGILSYKLSGQDASAITWKLTGNLGGEDYQDKVRGPLNEGGLYAERQGFHQPQPPSESWESGSPLEGLSKPGIGFYTAQFDLDLPKGWDVPLYFNFGNNTQAARAQLYVNGYQYGKFTGNVGPQTSFPVPEGILNYRGTNYVALSLWALESDGAKLGSFELSYTTPVLTGYGNVESPEQPKYEQRKGAY encoded by the exons ATGAAGCTCCtctctgttgctgctgttgcctTGCTGGCGGCACAGGCAGCGGGTGCTTCCATCAAGCATCGTCTCAATGGCTTCACGATCCTGGAACATCCGGATCCGGCGAAAAGAGACTTGCTGCAAGACATT GTTACATGGGATGACAAATCTCTGTTCATCAATGGAGAGAGGATTATGTTATTCAGCGGAGAAGTGCATCCTTTCAG ATTGCCAGTACCTTCGCTTTGGCTTGATATCTTCCACAAGATCAGAGCTCTTGGTTTCAACTGTGTATCTTTCTATATTGATTGGGCTCTTCTGGAGGGAAAGCCTGGCGACTACAGAGCAGAAGGCATCTTTGCTCTGGAACCCTTCTTTGATGCAGCCAAGGAAGCAGGCATTTATCTGATCGCCCGCCCCGGTTCGTACATCAATGCCGAGGTCTCAGGCGGTGGCTTCCCTGGATGGTTGCAGAGGGTCAATGGCACTCTTCGCTCGTCTGATGAGCCATTCCTTAAAGCTACTGATAA CTATATCGCCAATGCCGCTGCTGCCGTGGCGAAGGCTCAAATCACGAATGGAGGGCCAGTAATTCTCTACCAGCCCGAAAACGAATACAGCGGTGGCTGCTGCGGTGTCAAATACCCCGATGCAGACTACATGCAGTATGTTATGGATCAGGCCCGGAAGGCTGACATTGTTGTACCTTTCATCAGCAACGATGCCTCACCTTCTGGGCACAATGCTCCTGGAAGTGGAACGGGCGCTGTTGATATTTATGGTCACGATAGCTATCC CCTCGGCTTTGATTGC GCAAACCCATCCGTATGGCCCGAGGGTAAACTGCCCGACAACTTCCGCACGCTCCATCTTGAGCAGAGCCCATCAACTCCGTATTCACTTCTTGAG TTCCAAGCGGGTGCTTTCGACCCATGGGGTGGACCCGGCTTTGAAAAATGCTATGCCCTCGTTAACCACGAATTCTCGAGAGTTTTCTATAGGAACGACTTGAGTTTCGGAGTTTCTACCTTTAACTTATACATG ACTTTCGGCGGAACAAACTGGGGTAACCTCGGACATCCCGGTGGATATACATCCTACGACTACGGATCGCCTATAACTGAAACGCGAAACGTTACACGGGAGAAGTACAGCGACATAAAGCTCCTTGCCAACTTTGTCAAAGCATCGCCATCCTATCTCACCGCTACTCCCAGAAACCTGACTACTGGTGTTTACACAGACACATCTGACCTGGCTGTCACCCCGTTAATTGGTGATAGTCCAGGCTCATTCTTCGTGGTCAGACATACGGACTATTCCAGCCAAGAGTCAACCTCGTACAAACTTAAGCTTCCTACCAGTGCTGGTAACCTGACTATTCCCCAGCTGGAGGGCACTCTAAGTCTCAACGGACGTGACTCAAAAATTCATGTTGTTGATTATAATGTGTCTGGAACGAACATTATCTATTCGACAGCTGAAGTCTTCACCTGGAAGAAGTTTGACGGTAACAAGGTCCTGGTGTTATACGGCGGACCGAAGGAACACCATGAATTGGCCATTGCCTCCAAGTCAAATGTGACCATCATCGAAGGTTCGGACTCTGGAATTGTCTCAACGAGGAAGGGCAGCTCTGTTATCATTGGCTGGGATGTCTCTTCTACTCGTCGCATCGTTCAAGTCGGTGACTTGAGAGTGTTCCTGCTTG ATAGGAACTCTGCTTACAACTACTGGGTCCCCGAACTCCCCACAGAAGGTACTTCTCCCGGGTTCAGCACTTCGAAGACGACCGCCTCCTCCATTATTGTGAAGGCTGGCTACCTCCTCCGAGGCGCTCACCTTGATGGTGCTGATCTTCATCTTACTGCTGATTTCAATGCCACCACCCCGATTGAAGTGATCGGTGCTCCAACAGGCGCTAAGAATCTGTTCGTGAATGGTGAAAAGGCTAGCCACACAGTCGACAAGAACGGCATCTGGAGCAGTGAGGTCAAGTACGCGGCTCCAGAGATCAAGCTCCCCGGTTTGAAGGATTTGGACTGGAAGTATCTGGACACGCTTCCCGAAATTAAGTCTTCCTATGATGACTCGGCCTGGGTTTCGGCAGACCttccaaagacaaagaacacTCACCGTCCTCTTGACACACCAACATCGCTATACTCCTCTGACTATGGCTTCCACACTGGCTACCTGATCTACAGGGGTCACTTCGTTGCCAACGGCAAGGAAAGCGAATTTTTTATTCGCACACAAGGCGGTAGCGCATTCGGAAGTTCCGTATGGCTGAACGAGACGTATCTGGGCTCTTGGACTGGTGCCGATTATGCGATGGACGGTAACTCTACCTACAAGCTATCTCAGCTGGAGTCGGGCAAGAATTACGTCATCACTGTGGTTATTGATAACCTGGGTCTCGACGAGAATTGGACGGTCGGCGAGGAAACCATGAAGAATCCTCGTGGTATTCTTAGCTACAAGCTGAGCGGACAAGACGCCAGCGCAATCACCTGGAAGCTCACTGGTAACCTCGGAGGAGAAGACTACCAGGATAAGGTTAGAGGACCTCTCAACGAAGGTGGACTGTACGCAGAGCGCCAGGGCTTCCAtcagcctcagcctccaAGCGAATCCTGGGAGTCGGGCAGTCCCCTTGAAGGCCTGTCGAAGCCGGGTATCGGATTCTACACTGCCCAGTTCGACCTTGACCTCCCGAAGGGCTGGGATGTGCCGCTGTACTTCAACTTTGGCAACAACACCCAGGCGGCTCGGGCCCAGCTCTACGTCAACGGTTACCAGTATGGCAAGTTCACTGGAAACGTTGGGCCACAGACCAGCTTCCCTGTTCCCGAAGGTATCCTGAACTACCGCGGAACCAACTATGTGGCACTGAGTCTTTGGGCATTGGAGTCGGACGGTGCTAAGCTGGGTAGCTTCGAACTGTCCTACACCACCCCAGTGCTGACCGGATACGGGAATGTTGAGTCACCTGAGCAGCCCAAGTATGAGCAGCGGAAGGGAGCATACTAA
- a CDS encoding sugar transporter: protein MVKLNIFGTGFTLQAAIWAACGMAFILFGYDQGVFSGIVENEDFLDTMGNPGDSLMGIIVSIYNLGCFAGCIVNFLVGDWLGRRKAMWLAMVWVIIGATLQTSAFSVPHLMVGRFVTGIGTGIETSTVPMYQAELCEASKRGKLVCSEPLLVGVGIVVSYFFDYGMSFVGGQIAWRLPIACQMLFGFVVIILVFGLPESPRYCYKEGRDDEALQILSDVYGRPKDDPKILAEQAEILEALAIETKHGEYKWRNILKRDEVCTGHRVLLGYGMQFMNQLGGINLLVYFIPTVLSTNVGLTKNLSMIIGGCAQIMFVVGSFFPTFFVDRVGRRTPMMWGSFGLGICMMMVSILLSFKGKENGHATSSASVAFFFLFMLIFGASVNCIPWVYVPEILPLHARAKGTAVGISSNWIWNFFVVMITPVIINRLQWKAYLIFMCTNFAFVPLVYFCYPETAKLSLEEIDYLFTHPDKGAVKLSLELQKERKMHGHGASLVADTGVLRRTSVVADESLEKHHGVDEHVEKV, encoded by the exons ATGGTGAAGCTCAATATATTCGGCACGGGGTTCACCCTCCAAGCTGCCATTTGGGCGGCTTGTGGAATGGCGTTTATTCTCTTTG GATATGACCAAGGTGTTTTCTCCGGAATTGTCGAGAATGAAGACTTTCTCGACACCATGGGTAATCCAGGAGACAGCTTGATGGGAATCATTGTGTCCATATACAATCTAGGATGCTTTGCCGGTTGCATTGTGAACTTCCTAGTAGGCGATTGGCTCGGACGGAGGAAAGCAATGTGGCTTGCGATGGTTTGGGTGATT ATCGGTGCCACCTTGCAAACATCTGCATTCTCCGTTCCACACTTGATGGTTGGTCGCTTCGTGACGGGTATCGGCACAGGGATTGAAACCTCTACTGTGCCCATGTATCAAGCAGAGCTCTGTGAGGCGTCCAAGCGCGGTAAGCTTGTGTGTAGCGAGCCTTTACTGGTGGGTGTGGGCATTGTCGTCAG TTACTTTTTCGACTATGGAATGAGCTTTGTTGGGGGCCAAATTGCTTGGAGATTGCCAATTGCGTGTCAGATGCTCTTTGGATTT GTCGTTATTATACTTGTTTTCGGCCTCCCCGAGTCTCCGAGGTATTGCTATAAGGAAGGACGTGACGATGAGGCGCTGCAGATTCTGAGTGATGTATACGGACGGCCAAAAGACGATCCCAAGATTCTCGCCGAGCAGGCCGAGATCCTCGAGGCTCTTGCTATTGAGACCAAACATGGAGAGTACAAGTGGAG AAATATCCTCAAGCGCGACGAAGTTTGCACAGGCCATAGAGT TCTCCTCGGCTATGGAATGCAATTCATGAACCAGCTCGGCGGTATCAACCTTCTAGT ATACTTTATCCCGACGGTCCTCAGCACCAATGTTGGCCTTACGAAGAACCTCTCCATGATCATCGGAGGGTGCGCCCAGATCATGTTTGTCGTTGGCAGCTTCTTCCCTACCTTCTTCGTGGATAGAGTAGGCCGCAGAACGCCCATGATGTGGGGCTCCTTCGGCCTCGGAATCTGCATGATGATGGTTTCAATCCTTCTCAGcttcaagggcaaggaaaatGGTCACGCTACCTCATCAGCCTCggttgccttcttcttcctcttcatgcTTATCTTCGGTGCATCAGTCAACTGCATTCCATGGGTCTATGTACCGGAAATCTTGCCTTTGCATGCGAGAGCTAAGGGAACGGCAGTGGGAATTTCTTCAAATTGGATTTGG AACTTCTTCGTTGTCATGATCACCCCCGTAATTATCAACCGTCTCCAGTGGAAGGCATACCTCATCTTTATGTGCACCAATTTCGCATTTGTGCCTCTTGTTTACTTCTGCTACCCCGAAACCGCCAAGCTGAGtctggaggagatcgacTACCTTTTCACACATCCAGACAAGGGCGCCGTGAAGCTTTCCTTGGAGCTTCAGAAGGAGCGGAAGATGCATGGACATGGCGCCAGTCTTGTCGCAGATACTGGGGTCCTGAGACGTACGAGCGTGGTGGCTGATGAGAGCTTAGAGAAACATCACGGTGTTGATGAACATGTTGAGAAGGTTTAA
- a CDS encoding tRNA cytosine-5-methylase (Ncl1, putative): MGKRGRKGQGGRGGGGQRQNWTDIPKTNEKFERFYNEQGFIPEEEREVFWEYLRRDLPNSFRFTGSRGHALAVQERLKEFYIPEITSIKYEGNFVEPPRPVSWYPDQLAWSMTTPKQVVRRFAPFANFQKFLVAETAVGSISRQEVVSMIPPLLLDVKPGMTVLDMCAAPGSKSAQLMEMIHAGEEESMSQASKQVKEGTAGPEPLGPEGLNDDGRTTGLLIANDTDYKRAHMLIHQMKRLSSPNLIVTNHDATMYPSIKLPSPPGPSGKVQNKYLKFDRILADVPCTGDGTPRKNIGVWKEWTPGNALGLYATQVRILVRALQMLKVGGRVVYSTCSMNPVENEAVVASAIERCGGAANVRIVDCSNELPGLKRVPGLKTWKVMDRDTRMWNTWEEIEEHRASQGISGLGRVAAGMFPPTGENADLPLERCIRIYPHLQDTGGFFITVLEKQSEIRAKPEDSSKVIPKGTVAALTEELEFKQKNGNGQPLEKIDALDDMVTPNEDAAEEAQKNATVAEATHQPPYSATNQMSPAKRDAESMEDEVPSKRTKLDDGSEVVVGDRPVHQPAPVIEPDNMDTSDTTSTPAPPQQTTSATQAPPPQKRKPGQPIEEPFKYLDPNHEELPPIFEFYEGSDRFPRDRFMVRNAQAIPARTIYYTSALARDILTANEGQGMKIVHCGVKMFVKQDVQRPGVCPWRIQTDGLRVLEPWLGPGRAVTLKRKETLRRLLVEMFPKVNDDGWKELGEIGERVRDIPMGCSVLHIEPDTSETGFSERMVLPLWRSLHSVNLMLPKEERRAMLLRIFNDDTPLVNITAKRANADTDADNTPAAAPAEVEEEAVKHENEVLGQDEQEHAESRETWQKVGDEEDRFNTTV; this comes from the exons ATGGGAAAGCGTGGAAGAAAG GGACAGGGCGGCCGCGGTGGTGGCGGGCAGCGCCAAAACTGGACCGACATTCCCAAGACCAACGAGAAGTTCGAACGCTTCTATAACGAGCAAGGGTTTATTCccgaggaagaaagggaggtATTCTGGGAGTATCTGCGGCGAGACCTCCCCAACAGTTTCCGCTTTACAGGATCACGAGG ACATGCCCTCGCGGTTCAGGAGCGCCTCAAAGAATTCTATATTCCCGAAATCACGTCGATTAAGTATGAGGGCAACTTCGTCGAGCCACCGCGCCCGGTGTCCTGGTACCCTGACCAGCTCGCGTGGTCGATGACGACCCCGAAGCAGGTCGTTCGACGCTTTGCTCCGTTCGCCAATTTCCAGAAGTTCCTCGTCGCCGAGACAGCTGTCGGAAGTATCAGCCGGCAGGAGGTTGTCAGCATGATTCCTCCGCTCTTGCTTGATGTGAAACCTGGCATGACTGTGTTGGACATGTGCGCTGCCCCGGGTAGCAAATCTGCACAGCTTATGGAGATGATCCACGCTGGAGAGGAAGAGTCGATGTCCCAGGCTTCCAAACAAGTGAAGGAGGGAACCGCTGGTCCCGAGCCTTTGGGACCTGAGGGTCTTAACGACGATGGTAGAACCACCGGTCTTCTCATCGCTAATGACACCGACTACAAGCGCGCGCACATGCTTATTCATCAGATGAAGCGACTCAGCTCCCCGAACTTGATCGTCACAAACCATGATGCTACCATGTACCCCTCCATTAAACTTCCCTCGCCTCCAGGACCTAGTGGAAAAGTCCAAAACAAATACCTTAAATTCGACCGTATCCTCGCGGATGTGCCGTGCACTGGTGATGGAACTCCTCGGAAGAACATCGGTGTTTGGAAGGAATGGACCCCAGGCAATGCTCTGGGACTTTATGCTACGCAGGTACGCATCCTTGTGCGCGCCTTGCAAATGCTCAAGGTCGGTGGACGTGTCGTGTATTCAACATGCAGTATGAACCCTGTTGAGAACGAGGCTGTCGTTGCAAGCGCCATTGAGCGCTGCGGTGGTGCCGCCAATGTGCGGATTGTCGATTGCAGCAATGAGTTACCGGGCTTGAAGAGAGTTCCCGGCTTAAAGACATGGAAGGTTATGGACCGCGATACAAGAATGTGGAACACCTGGGAGGAAATTGAGGAGCATCGGGCAAGCCAAGGCATCAGTGGTCTCGGTAGAGTCGCTGCAGGCATGTTCCCTCCTACTGGGGAGAACGCAGACCTACCCCTCGAGAGGTGTATCCGTATCTACCCCCACCTTCAGGACACTGGTGGATTCTTCATTACTGTCCTGGAGAAGCAGTCGGAAATTCGCGCCAAGCCAGAAGACTCTTCGAAGGTCATTCCCAAGGGAACTGTTGCCGCACTCACTGAAGAGCTTGAATTCAAACAGAAGAACGGCAATGGGCAGCccttggagaagattgatgcGTTAGATGATATGGTTACTCCTAACGAAGATGCTGCGGAGGAGGCTCAGAAGAATGCTACTGTCGCAGAGGCTACCCACCAGCCTCCTTACTCTGCCACCAACCAAATGTCCCCTGCAAAGAGGGATGCTGAGAGcatggaagatgaggtcCCTTCCAAGAGGACCAAACTTGATGATGGCTCTGAAGTAGTTGTGGGTGATCGGCCCGTTCACCAGCCGGCTCCCGTGATTGAGCCGGATAATATGGATACATCTGATACCACTTCCACGCCTGCCCCTCCTCAACAAACAACGAGTGCAACTCAGGCCCCACCCCCTCAGAAACGGAAACCAGGCCAGCCGATTGAGGAACCTTTCAAGTACCTGGACCCTAACCATGAGGAGCTTCCACCTATTTTTGAATTCTATGAAGGATCAGACCGTTTCCCTAGAGATCGATTCATGGTCCGTAACGCACAGGCCATTCCAGCTAGAACCATCTACTACACTAGTGCTCTGGCGCGCGACATCTTAACCGCAAATGAAGGACAGGGCATGAAGATTGTCCACTGTGGTGTTAAGATGTTCGTGAAGCAAGACGTGCAGCGCCCGGGTGTTTGCCCATGGCGTATTCAGACCGATGGCTTGAGGGTCCTTGAGCCATGGCTGGGTCCCGGTAGAGCGGTTACCCTTaagaggaaggagacttTGCGGAGACTACTCGTGGAGATGTTCCCCAAGGTTAACGATGATGGCTGGAAGGAGCTTGGAGAAATTGGCGAGCGCGTGAGGGATATCCCGATGGGCTGCAGTGTCCTGCACATCGAGCCTGATACTTCTGAGACTGGTTTCAG CGAGCGAATGGTCCTTCCGCTATGGCGCTCCCTGCATTCCGTTAACCTCATGCTTCCCAAGGAGGAGCGTCGTGCTATGCTTCTTCGTATCTTCAACGATGATACCCCGCTCGTTAACATCACTGCGAAGCGCGCAAATGCCGACACAGACGCCGATAACACTCCGGCTGCAGCCCCTgctgaggtggaggaagaagcagTCAAGCATGAAAATGAGGTTCTGGGACAAGATGAGCAGGAACATGCCGAAAGCCGTGAGACCTGGCAGAAGGTCggtgacgaagaagatcgtTTCAACACAACTGTATAG
- a CDS encoding uncharacterized protein (expressed protein) — translation MLPPSRRPIHTTRLLKNLNNIPLRPTRRTRHTLLHNNLIPTMSMSMSMGTHRPLLLDHNPSPPSPSHPARATRRRHLRLCFAAEASARAEAQPEEVEEEDEAEDAAEDYAGDCAGGGGACEAAVGGGDGDCGVGWAEGDGGEAFC, via the coding sequence atGCTTCCCCCGTCTCGGCGGCCGATCCACACTACTCGCCTCCTCAAAAACCTCAATAACATCCCCCTCAGACCGACTCGGCGCACTCGTCACActctcctccacaacaaTCTGATCCCCAccatgtccatgtccatgtccatggGCACTCATCGGCCTCTCCTCCTCGACCACAATCCGTCTCCCCCGTCTCCGTCGCATCCCGCCCGCGCTACTCGCCGACGCCATCTCCGTCTGTGTTTCGCTGCCGAAGCGTCGGCCAGAGCTGAGGCCCAGCCAGAGGAggtagaggaggaagatgaagccgAAGACGCTGCCGAGGATTATGCCGGCGATTGTGCCGGGGGAGGGGGAGCTTGTGAGGCGGCCGTAGGAGGCGGGGATGGAGATTGTGGTGTAGGTTGGGCCGAGGGGGATGGGGGTGAGGCGTTTTGTTag
- a CDS encoding KR domain-containing protein, producing the protein MEVVFPSSASYLLVGGLGGLGRAVSRWMVEQGARYLVYLSRTAGSTKENGGFIKELNAMGCHVECIQGSVAKIEDVQAVISRCKSPLKGVFQMSISLNVRHCYHIMQTSKMRLLTDSVLNQDRPFSHMSYEEWNSSLSPKVQGTWNLHNSVLTGIPHWTGEKMHRFPVGGSRL; encoded by the coding sequence ATGGAAGTGGTGTTTCCATCCAGTGCATCGTATCTCCTAGTAGGTGGCCTTGGAGGCTTGGGTCGTGCAGTTTCCAGGTGGATGGTAGAGCAAGGAGCGCGTTATTTAGTTTACCTTTCTCGCACCGCGGGCTCCACTAAAGAGAACGGAGGATTTATCAAGGAATTGAACGCCATGGGATGCCATGTTGAATGCATTCAAGGGAGCGTGGCAAAAATCGAAGATGTGCAGGCTGTAATCTCCAGGTGCAAAAGTCCCTTGAAAGGTGTTTTCCAGATGTCGATATCTCTGAATGTAAGGCACTGCTACCACATTATGCAAACGTCGAAGATGAGACTCCTAACTGATAGCGTGCTCAACCAGGATCGCCCATTCTCTCATATGAGCTACGAAGAATGGAATTCTTCATTATCCCCCAAGGTTCAAGGTACATGGAACCTTCACAATTCAGTCTTAACGGGCATCCCGCATTGGACGGGGGAGAAAATGCACCGGTTCCCGGTCGGAGGAAGCCGACTCTGA
- a CDS encoding putative sterol glucosyltransferase has translation MADMRCFAVEDGSWELPPPYESISSSGGADGDPTRNNLATPVVFPISNASFPELSPTNDGRVDVYIGPRFSRNLEWLMGNEAGEAPSQTGREATPSVPCPAWDLHLNIVIQVVGSRGDAQPFVALGQELQKYGHRVRLATHAKFEQFVRTADLEFYPIGGDPVELMSYMVRNPGLIPSIKSLRAGDIQRKRASMAEILDGCWRSCIEPDPYDKAPFVADAIIANPPSFAHIHCAQALGIPVHLMFTMPWTSTRAFHHPLANLKYSGNDPSLGNLVSYHFVEWLTWQGLGDLINAWRKNVLGLDPVPTTEGPNLVEALNVPFTYCWSPALIPKPKDWASHIDVCGFFFRDPPAYEPPAELDVFLRAGPPPVYIGFGSIVIEDVEKTLSILLNAIQETGVRAIISCGWSNLERRETPNVHYIGDCPHEWLFQHVAAVVHHGGAGTTACGLRNGKPTTVVPFFGDQPFWGNMIAAMGAGPEPIPHKNLTARKLADAITYCLTPQAVAVARGIADKMRQECGVRAAVDSFHAHLPRRKMQCDLIPSEPAVWYFKTGRRTVKLSKVAARTLKHQGRIHGKHLKLYQTKPFTIDIRRWDPFTAISSASLSTLTGMADATAGIFIDPYKEYKRLRKSDRNRDASNPATVSHPQLATPETSSTAESALITRTHSSSDILDTECSSDDPDYARQMAIAAATSLGIFLGRSSRGALVDLPLAAVEGMRAVPRLYGEKVRLHDPVRDWKSGAGVAWSTFSHGLYEGVTDIFVHTYQGKKKQGAIGVAKGLTKGLVSLTVKTGAATVGLIAYPNQGIYRSLMSTVRKRPAKRIEQARWTEAEWITRAEGGMQIDAAGLCWLYDELLSTRETARRGR, from the exons atggctgacaTGAGATGCTTCGCTGTTGAAGATGGTAGCTGGGAACTCCCTCCACCGTACGAGTCTATCTCGTCCTCAGGAGGTGCAGATGGCGACCCGACGAGGAACAATCTAGCGACTCCTGTGGTCTTTCCAATATCCAATGCTTCTTTCCCAGAGCTGTCGCCGACCAACGATGGTCGTGTAGATGTTTATATCGGGCCCCGGTTCAGTCGGAATCTGGAATGGCTTATGGGAAACGAAGCCGGCGAGGCGCCGTCCCAGACAGGGAGAGAGGCAACCCCATCCGTACCATGCCCTGCCTGGGATCTCCATCTCAACATCGTCATCCAAGTTGTAGGTAGCCGTGGTGATGCCCAACCATTTGTCGCCTTGGGCCAGGAATTGCAGAAGTACGGCCACCGCGTGCGGCTGGCAACGCATGCTAAATTCGAGCAGTTCGTCAGGACCGCCGACCTTGAGTTCTATCCCATTGGAGGTGACCCTGTCGAGCTAATGTCCTACATGGTGCGCAATCCCGGACTCATTCCAAGCATAAAGAGCTTGCGGGCAGGCGATATCCAGAGGAAGCGAGCCTCCATGGCGGAGATTTTAGACGGCTGCTGGCGGTCGTGTATAGAACCGGACCCGTATGACAAGGCCCCATTCGTGGCGGATGCTATAATTGCAAACCCGCCGAGTTTTGCCCATATTCACTGTGCGCAGGCACTTGGCATTCCTGTCCATCTCATGTTCACGATGCCCTGGACGAGTACTAGGGCCTTTCATCATCCGCTCGCGAATCTAAAGTACTCGGGTAACGACCCGTCGTTGGGGAACTTGGTTTCTTATCATTTTGTAGAGTGGTTGACGTGGCAAGG TCTAGGTGATTTGATCAATGCCTGGCGCAAAAATGTACTGGGCCTAGATCCCGTCCCCACTACAGAGGGGCCAAACCTCGTAGAAGCGCTCAACGTGCCGTTCACTTACTGCTGGTCTCCCGCATTGATACCGAAGCCCAAGGACTGGGCATCTCATATAG ACGTCtgcggcttcttctttcgtgACCCACCGGCCTACGAACCTCCAGCGGAACTTGATGTCTTTCTGCGTGCTGGTCCTCCACCAGTCTATATCGGCTTTGGTAGCATCGTCATCGAGGATGTGGAAAAGACATTGTCTATCTTACTCAATGCTATTCAGGAGACCGGAGTGCGGGCCATAATATCCTGTGGCTGGAGCAATCTAGAACGCCGGGAAACTCCCAATGTCCACTACATTGGCGACTGTCCGCACGAGTGGCTCTTCCAGCATGTAGCCGCTGTTGTTCATCACGGTGGTGCAGGAACAACAGCCTGTGGCTTGCGGAATGGGAAACCAACTACCGTCGTCCCCTTCTTTGGAGA CCAACCATTTTGGGGCAATATGATTGCCGCTATGGGAGCCGGCCCCGAACCAATCCCCCACAAGAACCTCACCGCACGGAAACTGGCTGACGCCATCACCTACTGCTTAACCCCACAAGCTGTTGCTGTGGCACGGGGTATAGCAGACAAAATGCGCCAGGAGTGCGGCGTTCGTGCGGCAGTTGACTCGTTCCACGCGCATCTCCCACGGCGTAAGATGCAGTGTGATCTCATACCGAGCGAACCTGCAGTCTGGTATTTTAAGACAGGAAGACGAACAGTCAAGCTGTCCAAAGTGGCTGCGCGAACCCTGAAGCATCAGGGACGTATCCATGGAAAGCATCTTAAACT ATATCAAACAAAGCCATTTACTATCGACATCCGTCGATGGGACCCATTTACGGCCATATCGTCAGCCTCGCTGTCTACCCTCACCGGCATGGCCGATGCCACAGCAGGGATCTTTATCGATCCTTATAAGGAATACAAACGTCTCCGAAAATCCGACCGCAATCGCGACGCCTCCAACCCTGCCACCGTTTCACACCCCCAACTCGCTACACCTGAGACATCATCCACGGCAGAATCAGCATTAATAACAAGAACGCATTCCTCTTCAGATATCTTGGACACTGAATGCAGCTCTGATGACCCAGACTACGCGCGACAGATGGCTATTGCAGCAGCCACCAGCCTAGGGATCTTTCTCGGCCGTTCCTCTCGAGGCGCGCTGGTAGATCTACCTCTCGCCGCCGTCGAAGGCATGCGGGCCGTGCCCCGACTGTACGGCGAAAAAGTACGCTTACACGACCCGGTGAGAGACTGGAAGAGTGGTGCAGGTGTGGCGTGGTCGACCTTCTCTCACGGCTTGTACGAGGGTGTCACTGATATCTTCGTGCACACATAccaggggaagaagaaacaaggcGCCATCGGGGTGGCTAAGGGTCTGACCAAGGGCCTAGTGAGCTTGACAGTTAAGACGGGAGCGGCAACGGTTGGCCTTATCGCGTATCCGAATCAGGGCATCTATCGCTCTCTGATGAGCACCGTACGGAAACGACCTGCAAAGCGGATTGAGCAAGCAAGATGGACAGAGGCGGAGTGGATCACTAGGGCGGAAGGAGGTATGCAGATAGATGCAGCGGGGTTGTGTTGGTTGTACGATGAGTTGTTGTCTACTAGGGAGACCGCCCGAAGAGGGCGGTAA